Proteins encoded in a region of the Dorea longicatena genome:
- a CDS encoding LacI family DNA-binding transcriptional regulator, whose translation MVTIKEIAKECNVSVATVSNILNHKPGASDETRRIVMAKIKELNYKPNTVARNLKTKNTRTIGVIVEDMTIFSIPDIVDGITEHCEENNYQILLINLRLFKKYNDFYYHRDDYYDQVEQEIDKLIARQVEGVIYVAAHERVMKCIPEKLPVPAVMAYGYTQNKNIPSIVVNDEDGAHQIVKHLVDNGHRKIGIITGKPDSIHTQERLLGMQRAFYENQILYNPESVYYGDWTRQSGYNGTDQLLEQGVTAICCMNDLMAGGVYDRMEERGMLPGKEVSVTGYDNRELSGYYKPPLTTISLPLHDIGYTASEVIMRMVEEKELKEPDGIYRVGCYMLERSSVRNLKENS comes from the coding sequence ATGGTTACGATTAAAGAGATTGCAAAAGAATGCAATGTCTCTGTCGCAACAGTATCAAATATCTTGAATCACAAGCCTGGCGCCAGTGATGAGACCAGAAGAATTGTGATGGCCAAGATAAAAGAGCTGAATTATAAGCCCAATACTGTGGCGAGAAATCTGAAGACTAAGAATACCAGGACAATAGGGGTAATTGTCGAGGATATGACGATCTTCAGTATTCCGGATATTGTAGACGGAATTACGGAACATTGTGAGGAAAATAATTATCAGATACTTTTGATCAATCTGAGATTATTTAAAAAATACAATGATTTTTATTATCACAGAGATGATTATTACGACCAGGTTGAGCAGGAAATTGATAAATTAATCGCAAGGCAGGTTGAGGGAGTTATATATGTAGCTGCTCATGAACGTGTAATGAAGTGTATTCCGGAAAAACTTCCGGTACCGGCCGTTATGGCATACGGATATACACAAAACAAAAATATCCCGTCCATTGTAGTAAATGATGAAGACGGGGCACATCAGATCGTCAAACATCTGGTCGACAATGGCCACAGGAAGATAGGAATTATAACAGGAAAACCGGATAGTATTCATACACAGGAAAGACTTCTGGGTATGCAGAGGGCGTTTTATGAGAATCAGATTCTGTATAATCCCGAAAGTGTATATTACGGGGACTGGACCAGACAAAGTGGTTATAATGGTACGGATCAGCTGTTGGAACAGGGGGTTACAGCGATTTGCTGCATGAATGATCTTATGGCCGGTGGAGTGTATGACAGAATGGAAGAAAGAGGAATGCTTCCGGGAAAAGAGGTCTCGGTAACCGGATATGATAACCGTGAACTTTCAGGATATTATAAGCCGCCGCTTACTACGATATCTCTTCCACTTCATGATATAGGTTATACGGCAAGCGAGGTAATTATGCGTATGGTAGAGGAGAAAGAGCTGAAAGAACCGGATGGTATATATCGTGTAGGATGTTATATGCTGGAGCGTAGTTCGGTCAGAAATCTTAAAGAAAATTCATAA
- a CDS encoding family 43 glycosylhydrolase — protein sequence MNQSLTLPMADKFYHDKQTSAFIRSVNVSWEKPEKDHYYLEYSYNQKDWYALNGGFPIVLPCDELSVTDALKTQDSNGETISVAALSSLQNKYGKPEPVCIQSVERCESDPETVQVTYTNGMKEIRNIIRSEDGIGHIQDNDYAAPIISHRADPYIYKHTDGKYYFLGSHTDAGHNLNGTYQYLYIILRCADTLEDLTDNSGRYTEKVIYEREPIGPDRVSPHLWAPEIHYIQGGWYVYYTTTVSDHSSWRIRPHCLACTGDDPMNDPWITKGPIQTTVENDIAFTDFSLDHTFFHHKGEDYFVWAQKTNNISDIFIAKLSNPWTICTPSVLLTHPEYNWELHGFAVNEGPAVIKHGGRIFLTFSASGTDALYNMGLLYADEDSDLLDSSSWTKLPYPVFQSSRATGFFGPGHNSFTRSTDDTEDLMVYHARQEERYLGEGDYQPLYDAGRNAYIGKVFWDEDGMPNFSVPGASLAMRKEDLTLPDHW from the coding sequence ATGAATCAATCACTTACACTTCCTATGGCAGATAAATTCTATCATGATAAGCAGACATCTGCTTTCATACGATCCGTGAATGTCTCATGGGAAAAACCAGAAAAAGACCATTATTATCTTGAATACAGCTATAATCAGAAGGACTGGTATGCACTTAACGGCGGGTTTCCGATTGTACTTCCCTGCGATGAACTTTCTGTTACTGACGCACTCAAAACCCAGGATTCTAATGGGGAAACAATCTCTGTTGCAGCCCTTAGTTCTTTACAGAATAAATATGGAAAGCCAGAACCAGTATGTATTCAGTCTGTAGAAAGATGCGAATCAGACCCGGAGACCGTACAGGTTACGTATACAAACGGAATGAAAGAAATCCGTAACATCATCCGAAGTGAAGATGGCATCGGACACATTCAGGATAATGATTATGCGGCACCGATCATCAGTCACCGCGCCGATCCTTACATTTATAAACATACCGACGGAAAGTATTATTTTCTTGGCTCTCATACAGATGCCGGGCACAACTTAAATGGTACCTATCAGTATCTTTACATCATTCTCCGCTGTGCCGATACACTCGAAGATCTGACTGATAATTCCGGACGTTACACAGAAAAAGTCATTTATGAAAGAGAGCCCATCGGTCCTGACCGTGTCAGTCCACACCTCTGGGCTCCTGAAATCCACTATATCCAGGGTGGCTGGTATGTATATTACACCACAACCGTTTCCGACCATTCTTCATGGCGGATCCGTCCACACTGCCTTGCCTGCACCGGCGACGATCCGATGAACGATCCTTGGATCACCAAGGGACCAATCCAGACAACTGTGGAAAATGATATTGCTTTTACCGACTTCTCTCTGGACCATACTTTCTTCCATCATAAAGGGGAGGATTATTTTGTATGGGCACAGAAAACGAATAATATTTCTGATATTTTTATTGCAAAATTATCCAATCCGTGGACGATTTGTACTCCATCTGTTCTTCTGACCCATCCTGAGTACAACTGGGAACTTCATGGATTTGCGGTAAATGAAGGACCTGCCGTTATCAAACATGGCGGCCGCATCTTCCTTACATTCTCTGCAAGTGGTACAGATGCACTTTATAATATGGGACTTTTATATGCAGATGAAGACTCTGATCTTCTGGATTCTTCTTCCTGGACCAAACTTCCTTATCCCGTATTCCAAAGCAGCCGTGCTACCGGATTCTTCGGACCAGGACACAACAGCTTTACCCGCTCCACTGACGACACAGAAGATCTTATGGTCTATCATGCACGTCAGGAAGAGCGTTACTTAGGTGAGGGTGATTATCAGCCGCTCTACGATGCCGGAAGAAATGCCTATATAGGAAAAGTCTTCTGGGACGAAGACGGCATGCCGAACTTCTCCGTTCCGGGCGCTTCACTCGCCATGAGAAAAGAAGACCTTACACTTCCCGATCATTGGTAA
- the uraA gene encoding uracil permease — MESHKIIQVEEKVPLKLLLPLSIQHMFAMFGASVLVPFIFGINPAIVLFMNGVGTLIFIAVTKAKSPAYLGSSFAFLAPAGVVISKMGYPYALGGFVAVGLCGCILSFIIYKCGTKWIDIVLPPAAMGPVVALIGLELSGSAASNAGLLDDKIDPKNVIVFAVTLGVAVFGNILFRGFLSVIPILIAVIAGYLTALACGILDFTQVVEASWFAIPNFQAPKFDMGAILMILPVLLVITSEHIGHQVVTSKIIGRDLLTDPGLHRSLFGDNFSTMVSGLIGSVPTTTYGENIGVMAVTKVYSVRVIGGAAILSIICSFVGKLSMMIQTIPGPVIGGISFLLYGMIGASGLRILVDSRVDYGRSRNLMLTSIVFVTGLSGISVNIGTVSLTGMVLACVVAMALSLIFYILDKLKLTNDREV, encoded by the coding sequence ATGGAAAGTCATAAGATTATCCAGGTAGAAGAAAAAGTACCATTGAAACTATTGCTGCCGCTTAGTATCCAGCATATGTTTGCGATGTTTGGGGCATCTGTACTGGTTCCGTTTATTTTTGGAATCAATCCGGCAATCGTACTTTTTATGAACGGCGTAGGAACGCTGATTTTTATTGCAGTGACAAAAGCAAAGTCACCGGCATATTTGGGGTCGAGCTTCGCATTTCTTGCACCGGCAGGTGTTGTTATCAGTAAGATGGGATATCCGTATGCACTGGGAGGATTTGTTGCGGTCGGTTTATGCGGATGTATTCTGTCCTTTATTATTTACAAATGCGGAACAAAGTGGATTGATATCGTACTCCCGCCGGCGGCTATGGGACCGGTTGTTGCATTGATAGGTCTGGAATTGTCTGGTTCGGCTGCAAGTAATGCCGGGCTTTTGGATGATAAGATTGATCCAAAGAATGTGATTGTATTTGCTGTGACATTGGGCGTTGCTGTATTTGGAAATATTTTATTTAGAGGATTTTTGTCGGTAATTCCGATTTTAATTGCAGTAATTGCAGGATATCTGACAGCACTTGCCTGTGGAATCCTAGATTTTACACAGGTAGTAGAGGCTTCATGGTTTGCAATCCCGAATTTTCAGGCGCCGAAGTTTGATATGGGGGCAATTTTAATGATTTTGCCGGTACTTCTGGTTATTACATCGGAACATATCGGGCATCAGGTTGTAACGAGTAAGATCATAGGAAGAGATCTTCTGACAGATCCCGGACTTCACAGATCTTTATTCGGGGATAATTTTTCTACAATGGTGTCAGGTCTGATCGGATCAGTGCCGACTACTACATACGGAGAGAATATCGGGGTTATGGCTGTAACAAAAGTATACAGCGTCCGTGTTATCGGAGGAGCTGCAATATTGTCTATTATATGTTCGTTTGTCGGGAAATTGTCGATGATGATTCAGACAATTCCGGGACCGGTTATCGGAGGAATCTCATTCCTTCTGTATGGTATGATCGGTGCTTCTGGTTTACGTATTCTGGTAGACTCCAGAGTAGATTACGGAAGATCCAGAAACCTGATGTTAACATCCATCGTATTTGTAACCGGTCTGTCTGGAATATCTGTGAATATCGGAACCGTGTCATTAACCGGGATGGTTCTGGCATGTGTTGTTGCCATGGCACTTAGCCTGATATTCTATATCTTAGATAAATTAAAGCTTACCAATGATCGGGAAGTGTAA
- the xylB gene encoding xylulokinase: MLYIGVDLGTSAVKLLVMDETGDIKKIVSKEYPLFFPHPGWSEQKPEDWFEKSMEGIKELTAECDKSQVAGISFGGQMHGLIALDKDDNVIRPAILWNDGRTGEETEYLNEVIGKDKLSEYTANIAFAGFTAPKILWMKKHEPENFEKIAKIMLPKDYLAYKLSGSFCTDVSDASGMLLMDVKNRCWSKEMMDICGITEDKLPKLYESYEVVGTLKKEIADELGFSENVKVIAGAGDNAAAAVGTGTVGDGMCNISLGTSGTIFISSNKFGVDENNALHSFAHADGHYHLMGCMLSAASCNKWWNEEILKTKDFAAEQAGITNLGENRVFYLPYLMGERSPHNNPDARAMFIGMSMDTTREDMTQAVLEGVAFGLRDSLEVARSLGIKIERTKICGGGAKSPLWKKMIANIMNLKVDVVENEEGPALGGAMLAAVGCGEYPDVETAAAKIVKVVDTVEPDEELTAKYEERYQQFRKIYPTVKCLYEK; the protein is encoded by the coding sequence ATGTTATACATAGGCGTAGATCTTGGAACATCAGCAGTAAAACTTCTGGTGATGGATGAGACAGGAGATATTAAAAAGATTGTTTCGAAAGAATATCCGCTCTTCTTCCCACATCCGGGATGGTCAGAGCAGAAACCGGAAGACTGGTTTGAAAAATCAATGGAAGGGATCAAAGAACTGACTGCCGAGTGTGATAAGTCACAGGTAGCAGGAATCAGCTTTGGAGGCCAGATGCATGGTCTGATTGCTCTGGATAAAGATGATAATGTTATTCGTCCGGCAATTCTCTGGAATGATGGAAGAACAGGGGAAGAGACAGAGTACCTGAATGAAGTGATCGGAAAAGATAAGTTATCAGAATATACGGCAAATATTGCGTTTGCAGGATTTACTGCACCGAAGATCCTCTGGATGAAAAAGCATGAGCCGGAGAATTTTGAAAAGATCGCAAAGATTATGCTGCCGAAAGATTATTTGGCATATAAACTTTCAGGATCGTTCTGTACTGATGTATCGGATGCATCGGGAATGCTGCTTATGGATGTGAAGAACCGCTGTTGGTCAAAAGAGATGATGGATATCTGTGGAATTACAGAAGATAAACTGCCAAAATTATATGAAAGTTATGAAGTAGTTGGAACTCTGAAAAAAGAAATTGCAGATGAACTTGGATTTTCAGAGAATGTAAAAGTAATTGCAGGAGCTGGAGATAATGCAGCAGCAGCGGTAGGAACAGGGACAGTAGGAGACGGAATGTGTAATATTTCCCTCGGAACATCCGGAACTATCTTTATATCAAGCAACAAGTTTGGGGTAGATGAGAATAATGCACTGCATTCATTTGCACATGCAGATGGTCATTATCATCTGATGGGATGTATGTTAAGTGCGGCATCATGTAATAAATGGTGGAATGAAGAGATTTTAAAGACAAAGGATTTTGCTGCAGAACAGGCCGGAATTACAAATCTTGGCGAGAATCGTGTATTCTATCTTCCATATCTGATGGGGGAAAGATCACCACATAATAATCCGGATGCAAGAGCGATGTTTATCGGAATGTCAATGGATACGACCCGTGAAGATATGACTCAGGCGGTGCTGGAAGGTGTAGCGTTTGGACTTCGTGATTCTCTGGAAGTTGCAAGGAGCCTTGGAATTAAGATCGAGAGGACCAAGATCTGTGGTGGCGGAGCCAAGAGTCCACTTTGGAAGAAAATGATTGCCAATATCATGAACCTGAAGGTTGATGTAGTTGAAAATGAAGAAGGACCGGCACTTGGCGGAGCAATGCTGGCAGCAGTTGGCTGTGGTGAATATCCGGATGTAGAGACGGCGGCAGCGAAGATTGTAAAAGTAGTAGACACCGTGGAGCCGGATGAAGAGCTGACAGCAAAATATGAAGAACGTTATCAGCAGTTCAGAAAAATCTATCCAACTGTGAAATGCTTATATGAAAAATAA
- a CDS encoding L-fucose/L-arabinose isomerase family protein codes for MNNMPEVKIGVVAVSRDCFPESLSVNRRKNLMKAYTEKYGTEGIYECPICIVESEIHMVQALEDIKKAGCNALCVYLGNFGPEISETLLAKHFDGPKMFVAAAEESGDNLLDGRGDAYCGMLNASYNLQLRNIEAYIPEYPVGDAKECADMIHEFLPIARAVVGLQNLKIISFGPRPMNFLACNAPIKQLYNIGVEIEENSELDLFEAFNKHAGDERIPAIVKEMEEELGAGNKKPEILPKLAQYEITLKDWVEEHKGYRKYVALTSKCWPAFQTQFGFVPCYVNSRLTAQGIPVSCEVDIYGTLSEFIGTVVSQDTVTLLDINNSVPKDMYKNDIEGKYNYTQKDTFMGFHCGNTASSKLSFCEMKYQKIMARTLPEEVTQGTLEGDIVPGDITFYRLQSTADNKLRAYVAQGEVLPVATRSFGAIGVFAIPEMGRFYRHVLVEKGFPHHGAVAFGHFGKELFEVFKYIGVPVDEIGYNQPAGVKYPTENPWG; via the coding sequence ATAAACAATATGCCAGAAGTAAAAATTGGAGTAGTAGCAGTCAGCAGAGATTGTTTCCCGGAAAGTCTTTCTGTTAACAGAAGAAAGAATCTGATGAAAGCATACACAGAAAAATACGGAACAGAAGGGATCTATGAATGTCCGATTTGTATTGTAGAAAGCGAAATCCACATGGTACAGGCACTGGAAGATATCAAGAAAGCAGGATGTAATGCACTCTGCGTATATCTTGGAAACTTCGGACCAGAGATTTCTGAGACATTACTTGCAAAACATTTTGATGGACCGAAGATGTTCGTAGCAGCAGCTGAAGAAAGCGGAGATAACTTATTAGATGGACGTGGAGATGCATATTGCGGAATGTTAAATGCAAGCTATAATTTACAGCTTCGTAACATCGAAGCATATATCCCGGAATATCCGGTTGGAGATGCCAAAGAGTGTGCAGATATGATCCATGAGTTCCTTCCAATTGCAAGAGCTGTTGTAGGACTTCAGAATTTGAAGATCATCAGCTTCGGACCAAGACCGATGAACTTCCTTGCATGTAATGCACCAATCAAGCAGCTTTACAATATCGGAGTAGAGATTGAAGAAAACTCTGAGCTGGATCTTTTCGAGGCATTTAATAAGCATGCCGGAGATGAAAGAATCCCTGCAATCGTAAAAGAAATGGAAGAAGAACTTGGAGCCGGAAATAAGAAACCGGAGATTCTTCCAAAACTTGCACAGTATGAAATTACATTAAAAGACTGGGTAGAAGAACACAAAGGATATCGCAAATACGTAGCACTCACAAGCAAATGCTGGCCTGCATTCCAGACACAGTTCGGATTTGTGCCATGTTATGTGAACAGCCGTCTGACAGCACAGGGAATTCCTGTATCTTGCGAGGTTGATATCTACGGAACATTAAGTGAGTTCATCGGAACTGTTGTAAGTCAGGATACAGTAACATTACTCGACATCAACAACTCTGTACCTAAAGATATGTACAAGAACGATATTGAAGGAAAATACAACTATACACAGAAAGACACATTCATGGGATTCCACTGTGGAAATACTGCATCAAGCAAGCTTTCATTCTGCGAGATGAAATACCAGAAGATCATGGCAAGAACTCTTCCGGAAGAAGTTACACAGGGAACTCTGGAAGGAGATATCGTGCCTGGAGATATTACATTCTATCGTCTGCAGAGCACAGCAGACAACAAACTCCGTGCATACGTTGCACAGGGAGAAGTTCTTCCGGTAGCGACAAGATCATTCGGTGCAATCGGTGTATTCGCAATTCCAGAGATGGGAAGATTCTATCGTCACGTACTGGTAGAAAAAGGATTCCCACATCACGGAGCTGTTGCATTTGGACATTTCGGAAAAGAACTGTTTGAAGTATTCAAATATATCGGAGTTCCGGTAGATGAGATTGGTTATAACCAGCCGGCAGGGGTAAAATATCCGACAGAGAATCCATGGGGATAA
- a CDS encoding AraC family transcriptional regulator → MEYSHEIIVPNDDLPFKMFIFEGSQGGYIRQKHWHRSIEIFAVFDGEMEFYLNDKRYPLHPGEFMLVNSNELHSIYAPKKNKTLVIQIPVATFERYYTDDGFIYFSHNSRIQDEEVMGLFEEMYHVYAEKKNGYEYKVQSLYYRLLYLLVSKYRKTDLDAEKIRANKKLNKLSTITDYMKQNYSKELSLESIARTFNYSPTYLSRMFRKYAQMSYKTYLDDLRLRHAYNDLMNTDLSIGMVAEKNGFAGSKAFARVFKEQYGVLPSEYRKKN, encoded by the coding sequence ATGGAATATTCACATGAGATCATTGTGCCCAACGATGATCTCCCATTTAAAATGTTCATATTTGAGGGAAGTCAAGGAGGATATATCCGCCAGAAACACTGGCACAGATCAATAGAAATATTTGCAGTATTTGATGGGGAGATGGAATTTTATCTGAATGACAAGAGATATCCGCTTCACCCGGGAGAATTTATGCTTGTGAATTCAAATGAATTGCATTCCATCTATGCGCCCAAAAAGAATAAAACGCTGGTCATACAAATACCGGTTGCGACATTCGAAAGATATTATACAGACGACGGATTCATATATTTTTCTCACAATTCCAGGATCCAGGATGAAGAGGTGATGGGTCTGTTTGAAGAAATGTATCATGTATATGCGGAGAAGAAGAATGGATATGAATATAAGGTTCAGAGTCTGTATTATCGTCTGCTGTATCTGTTGGTAAGTAAGTACCGCAAGACGGATCTGGATGCGGAAAAGATACGTGCAAATAAAAAATTAAATAAGCTGTCAACAATTACGGATTATATGAAACAAAATTATAGCAAGGAACTTTCGCTGGAAAGCATTGCAAGGACATTTAATTATTCTCCGACGTATTTATCACGTATGTTCCGGAAATATGCACAGATGAGTTATAAAACCTATCTGGACGATCTGAGACTCCGGCATGCGTATAATGATCTGATGAATACGGATCTTTCGATCGGTATGGTTGCGGAAAAAAATGGATTTGCGGGAAGTAAGGCATTTGCGAGGGTATTCAAGGAGCAGTATGGAGTATTGCCGAGTGAATATCGGAAAAAGAATTAA
- a CDS encoding carbohydrate kinase family protein has translation MQNPEIVIIGAAIIDVLAYPVNVKVFETGSYSTEDIHMTTGADALNEATILAKKGRRVQLETVIGQDDAGKFIQAHCDDAGIMVRDACIKKDEKTGVNIVLVEQDGTRSFLTNPHGTLRSLKVEHIQMPFPESAKIVCFASIFVFPKIGPDKLVQIFSQAKMQGKIVCADMTKRKKGETLEDMAEAFSYIDYLFPNDEEAMLLTETESVEEAAECIKSTGVGNVIIKCGKRGCYIRTDVEKCWIAAEENVNCIDTTGAGDSFAAGFLNALLDGKGVKRCAKEGNRYGAEAVQHIGATAWLNGGL, from the coding sequence ATGCAAAATCCGGAAATAGTAATTATAGGAGCAGCAATTATTGATGTTCTGGCATATCCTGTAAACGTGAAAGTATTTGAAACGGGATCGTATTCGACAGAAGATATACATATGACGACAGGGGCAGATGCATTAAATGAAGCCACTATACTTGCCAAAAAAGGGCGGAGAGTTCAGTTGGAAACAGTGATAGGTCAGGATGATGCAGGAAAATTCATACAGGCTCATTGCGATGATGCAGGGATCATGGTACGGGATGCGTGCATCAAAAAAGATGAAAAGACAGGTGTGAATATTGTTCTTGTGGAGCAAGATGGAACAAGAAGTTTCTTGACGAATCCGCATGGTACACTTCGAAGCCTGAAAGTAGAACATATCCAGATGCCATTTCCTGAGAGTGCAAAGATCGTATGCTTTGCAAGCATATTTGTATTTCCGAAGATTGGTCCTGATAAATTAGTGCAAATATTCTCACAGGCAAAAATGCAGGGGAAAATTGTCTGTGCGGATATGACAAAGCGTAAAAAGGGCGAGACGCTGGAAGATATGGCGGAAGCTTTTTCGTATATTGATTATCTGTTTCCAAATGATGAAGAGGCGATGCTTCTGACGGAAACGGAATCAGTCGAAGAAGCAGCAGAATGCATAAAATCCACAGGTGTGGGAAATGTGATCATAAAATGTGGAAAGCGGGGATGTTACATTCGGACAGATGTGGAAAAGTGTTGGATAGCTGCGGAAGAGAATGTAAATTGTATTGATACAACTGGAGCCGGAGACAGCTTTGCGGCGGGATTTCTGAATGCACTGTTGGATGGAAAAGGTGTGAAAAGATGTGCGAAAGAGGGAAACCGTTATGGCGCAGAGGCGGTTCAGCATATCGGAGCGACTGCATGGCTGAATGGTGGACTCTGA
- the tuf gene encoding elongation factor Tu, with amino-acid sequence MAKAKFERTKPHCNIGTIGHVDHGKTTLTAAITKTLAARVPGNTAENFEDIDKAPEERERGITISTAHVEYQTEKRHYAHVDCPGHADYVKNMITGAAQMDGAILVVAATDGVMAQTREHILLSRQVGVPYIVVFMNKCDMVDDDELLELVEMEIRELLDEYEFPGDDTPIIQGSALKALEDPNSEWGDKIMELMDAVDSYIPDPERDTDKPFLMPVEDVFSITGRGTVATGRVERGVLHVSDEVEIVGIHEETKKTVVTGVEMFRKLLDEAQAGDNIGALLRGIQRTEIERGQVLCKPGSVTCHHKFTAQVYVLTKDEGGRHTPFFNNYRPQFYFRTTDVTGVCELPEGVEMCMPGDNVEMTIELIHPVAMEQGLRFAIREGGRTVGSGRVATIIE; translated from the coding sequence ATGGCTAAAGCTAAATTTGAAAGAACAAAACCGCATTGTAATATCGGTACTATCGGTCACGTTGACCACGGTAAAACAACTCTTACAGCTGCTATCACAAAGACACTTGCAGCAAGAGTACCAGGAAACACAGCAGAGAACTTTGAAGATATCGATAAAGCTCCAGAAGAGAGAGAACGTGGTATCACAATTTCTACAGCTCACGTTGAGTACCAGACAGAGAAACGTCACTATGCACACGTTGACTGCCCAGGACATGCTGACTACGTAAAGAACATGATCACAGGAGCTGCTCAGATGGATGGAGCTATCCTTGTTGTAGCTGCTACTGATGGTGTTATGGCTCAGACAAGAGAGCACATCCTGCTTTCTCGTCAGGTAGGTGTTCCTTACATCGTTGTATTCATGAACAAATGTGATATGGTTGACGATGACGAACTTCTTGAATTAGTAGAAATGGAAATCCGTGAACTCCTTGACGAGTATGAATTCCCAGGAGATGATACTCCAATCATCCAGGGATCAGCTCTTAAAGCTCTTGAAGATCCTAACTCAGAGTGGGGAGACAAGATCATGGAACTCATGGATGCTGTAGATTCTTATATCCCAGATCCAGAGCGTGATACAGATAAGCCATTCCTTATGCCAGTAGAGGACGTATTCTCTATCACAGGACGTGGTACAGTTGCTACAGGTAGAGTAGAGCGTGGTGTTCTTCATGTATCTGACGAAGTAGAAATCGTTGGTATTCACGAAGAGACTAAGAAGACAGTTGTAACAGGTGTTGAAATGTTCCGTAAACTTCTTGATGAAGCTCAGGCTGGTGACAACATCGGTGCTCTTCTTCGTGGTATCCAGAGAACAGAAATCGAAAGAGGACAGGTTCTTTGTAAACCAGGTTCAGTAACATGCCATCACAAATTCACAGCTCAGGTTTACGTTCTGACAAAAGATGAAGGTGGACGTCATACTCCATTCTTCAACAACTATCGTCCACAGTTCTACTTCAGAACAACAGACGTTACAGGTGTTTGCGAACTTCCAGAAGGTGTTGAAATGTGCATGCCTGGTGACAACGTAGAAATGACAATCGAACTGATTCACCCAGTTGCTATGGAGCAGGGACTTCGTTTCGCTATCCGTGAAGGTGGACGTACTGTAGGATCAGGACGTGTTGCTACAATCATCGAGTAA